Proteins from a genomic interval of Tenacibaculum sp. SZ-18:
- a CDS encoding ABC transporter ATP-binding protein: MIKIEGLHKSYPIGNDSLHVLKGLDLHIKEGEFVSIMGSSGSGKSTLLNIVGLLDSHDEGNYFLNGQLIQDLNEKKAAILRNKFLGFVFQSFNLISYKTAVENVALPLYYKGMGRKERLKIAQEYLEKVELGPWANHLPNELSGGQKQRVAIARALVTKPKVILADEPTGALDSKTTDSVMDLLKGINDEGMTVFVITHEEEVAAQTNRVVRLKDGVIISDEYTNKKELKKVY; the protein is encoded by the coding sequence ATGATAAAAATAGAAGGACTACATAAATCTTACCCAATCGGTAATGATTCTCTTCACGTTTTAAAGGGACTCGATTTGCATATTAAGGAAGGAGAATTCGTATCTATCATGGGATCTTCTGGATCGGGAAAGTCTACACTACTTAATATTGTTGGATTACTAGACTCTCATGATGAAGGTAATTACTTTTTAAATGGACAATTAATTCAAGATTTAAATGAGAAAAAAGCGGCGATTCTTAGAAACAAGTTTTTAGGTTTTGTATTTCAATCGTTTAATTTAATATCATATAAAACAGCAGTTGAGAATGTAGCTTTACCATTATACTATAAAGGTATGGGAAGAAAGGAACGTTTAAAAATTGCTCAAGAATATCTTGAGAAAGTAGAGCTTGGACCTTGGGCAAATCATCTTCCAAATGAATTGTCGGGAGGACAGAAACAACGTGTTGCAATTGCAAGAGCATTAGTAACGAAACCTAAAGTAATTTTAGCGGATGAACCAACAGGAGCATTAGATTCTAAAACTACTGATTCTGTGATGGATTTGTTAAAAGGTATAAATGACGAAGGAATGACAGTTTTCGTAATTACACACGAGGAAGAAGTTGCAGCACAAACAAATAGAGTTGTTAGATTAAAAGACGGTGTCATCATCAGCGATGAGTATACAAATAAAAAAGAATTGAAAAAAGTTTACTAA
- a CDS encoding thiol-disulfide oxidoreductase DCC family protein, translated as MIELPENKKIILFDGVCNLCNQTVLRIIKLDKKDNFRFTSLQSEMGKKIIEDLKIDTSKVDSIILFEPKIAYYLKSTAALKIIGTFGGIWEVSKFLLFFPSFIRDFVYDIIAKNRYKWFGKKDQCMIPTPDLLSKFID; from the coding sequence ATGATAGAGCTTCCGGAAAATAAAAAAATTATACTATTTGATGGGGTTTGCAACTTATGTAACCAAACTGTATTAAGAATAATTAAACTTGATAAAAAAGATAATTTCCGCTTTACATCCTTACAATCCGAAATGGGTAAAAAAATAATAGAAGACCTAAAAATTGATACTTCAAAAGTGGATTCTATTATTTTATTTGAGCCCAAAATTGCTTATTATTTAAAATCTACTGCTGCTTTAAAAATAATTGGTACATTTGGAGGAATTTGGGAGGTAAGTAAGTTTCTATTGTTTTTCCCCTCGTTTATTAGAGATTTTGTTTACGATATTATCGCAAAAAATCGTTACAAATGGTTTGGTAAAAAAGATCAATGTATGATTCCAACTCCAGATTTATTATCAAAATTTATAGATTAA
- a CDS encoding HAD family hydrolase, with product MIQDLRCVIFDMDGVIIDSEELHRKAYYEVFEALELNVTEELYKSMTGSSTLNAFQKLVSHFSLREIPEELVQNKRKRYVNFFENDPNLQLIEGVEKLIQYFYNKGYTLVLASSSAMVNINRVFDRFDLHKYFKAKISGADLKASKPHPEIFEKAAVLGGHQRHNCIVIEDSDNGIKAANDAGIFVVGYKNPLVTNQTLENANLVISNYEELTEIC from the coding sequence ATGATACAAGATTTAAGATGTGTAATCTTTGATATGGATGGTGTAATTATTGATTCTGAAGAGTTACATAGAAAAGCTTACTACGAAGTATTTGAAGCTTTAGAATTGAATGTAACGGAAGAGTTATATAAATCGATGACAGGTTCTTCTACGTTAAATGCTTTTCAAAAATTAGTTTCACATTTTAGTTTACGCGAAATCCCTGAAGAACTTGTTCAAAATAAAAGAAAAAGATATGTCAATTTTTTTGAAAACGACCCGAATTTACAATTGATTGAAGGTGTTGAAAAATTGATTCAGTATTTTTACAACAAAGGCTATACCTTAGTATTAGCGTCGTCTTCAGCAATGGTAAATATTAATAGAGTATTTGATCGATTTGATTTACACAAATATTTTAAGGCTAAAATAAGTGGAGCCGATTTGAAAGCCTCGAAACCTCATCCTGAGATATTCGAAAAAGCGGCTGTTTTAGGTGGACATCAAAGACACAACTGTATTGTTATTGAAGATTCTGATAATGGAATTAAAGCGGCTAATGATGCTGGTATTTTTGTTGTAGGATATAAAAATCCTTTAGTTACAAATCAAACACTAGAAAATGCAAACCTAGTGATTTCAAATTATGAGGAATTAACTGAAATTTGCTAA
- a CDS encoding SMI1/KNR4 family protein, protein MEKITLKSFFTCTLIALVFGFIYLKNTDISSSIDRNISDKMLIKNAKKQIDSIKQSSLIEDTTMDLIINLADDYNKHKNIGTKLTEENIHSFEKKINLTLPESYKLFLTYFGDGGEMIYDTSILSTKKTMFIKDQFNNLPDELQTSEGTVTTSALLALTKNKKRKGDWYWVTNDLNENNEWPLVFIDTENNSIRYSVKEFSEWLQLLVMSKSDVISAIKNREETLSESRKVVTTSSYLK, encoded by the coding sequence ATGGAAAAAATTACTTTAAAATCTTTTTTCACCTGTACTTTAATAGCATTAGTTTTTGGGTTTATTTATCTGAAAAACACTGATATTTCTTCAAGTATTGATAGAAATATATCTGATAAAATGCTCATAAAGAATGCAAAAAAACAGATTGATTCTATTAAGCAGTCATCTTTAATTGAAGATACTACCATGGACTTAATTATAAACTTAGCAGACGATTACAACAAACATAAAAATATTGGGACTAAACTGACAGAAGAAAACATTCATAGCTTTGAGAAAAAAATAAACCTAACACTTCCCGAATCTTATAAATTATTCTTGACCTATTTTGGTGATGGTGGAGAAATGATCTATGACACCTCTATTCTGAGTACCAAGAAAACAATGTTTATCAAGGATCAATTTAACAATCTTCCAGATGAGTTACAGACAAGTGAAGGAACTGTAACCACAAGCGCGTTATTGGCATTAACCAAAAATAAAAAAAGGAAAGGAGATTGGTACTGGGTAACTAATGACTTAAATGAAAATAACGAATGGCCTTTAGTTTTTATTGATACTGAAAATAACTCTATCAGATACTCTGTTAAAGAATTCTCTGAATGGTTACAACTCTTAGTTATGAGCAAGAGTGATGTAATTTCAGCAATAAAAAACAGAGAAGAAACTTTATCTGAAAGTAGAAAAGTTGTAACTACTTCAAGTTATCTAAAATAA
- a CDS encoding flavohemoglobin expression-modulating QEGLA motif protein: MMIDTTVNTKKLFEIDQRIDKLVKKIELLRYVNPVNIEEEKTKFFSSKYLTDPNFVYPERDFDKFKLHSEFFALPLEDIEDQKIRDLYEDIIYFYSGLIQCIETIGEGNRFYYNSLRSFGSPTEDDVENAKFILHFEDEDTSSEAFKPKYTSKESEQFFIDYGKNYDFDFSITHSRKMSAIAMVLNSTRSLVLKENYKYSDNELAILTNHEIGVHMVTTMNALEHPLKIFSHGFPGNEETQEGLAVFSEYMSGNLTLKRLKELAYRVMAVNGLAKGYSFSKTFRSLHNTFDLNREDAFYITARAYRGGGFTKDYLYLTGLKKIYNYYKEGKDLGILLTGKVTLEYASQIEYLIQQKYAVSSKYLTNSYNKNNNTNETINFILDNLK; this comes from the coding sequence ATGATGATTGATACTACGGTGAATACAAAAAAGCTTTTTGAAATTGACCAGCGAATAGATAAGCTCGTTAAAAAGATAGAATTATTAAGATATGTAAATCCTGTAAATATTGAAGAGGAAAAAACAAAATTCTTTAGTTCTAAATATTTAACTGATCCTAATTTCGTTTATCCTGAGCGCGACTTTGATAAGTTTAAATTACACAGTGAGTTTTTTGCCTTACCGCTTGAAGATATTGAAGATCAGAAGATTCGTGATTTGTATGAGGATATCATTTATTTCTATTCAGGATTAATTCAATGTATTGAAACTATAGGAGAAGGCAATAGATTTTATTATAATAGTTTGCGTTCTTTTGGTTCACCAACAGAAGATGATGTGGAAAATGCTAAGTTTATTCTACATTTTGAGGATGAGGATACAAGCAGTGAAGCTTTTAAGCCGAAGTATACCTCTAAAGAATCAGAGCAATTTTTTATTGATTATGGTAAAAATTACGATTTTGATTTTAGTATTACTCACTCTAGAAAAATGAGTGCTATTGCCATGGTTTTAAATAGTACGCGTTCATTAGTTTTAAAAGAAAATTACAAGTATTCTGATAATGAATTGGCCATATTAACAAATCATGAAATTGGTGTTCACATGGTTACTACTATGAATGCTTTAGAACATCCATTAAAAATATTTTCTCATGGATTTCCAGGGAATGAAGAAACTCAGGAAGGCTTAGCTGTTTTCAGCGAATATATGTCAGGAAATTTGACTTTAAAACGTTTGAAAGAATTGGCGTATCGGGTAATGGCGGTAAATGGATTAGCTAAAGGATATTCATTTTCAAAAACTTTTAGATCATTACACAATACGTTTGATTTAAATAGAGAAGATGCTTTTTATATCACGGCGAGAGCTTATCGTGGAGGAGGGTTTACAAAAGATTATTTGTACTTAACTGGATTAAAGAAAATATACAATTATTACAAGGAAGGTAAAGATTTAGGAATTTTACTCACAGGAAAAGTAACGTTAGAATATGCCAGTCAAATTGAATATTTAATTCAACAAAAATATGCTGTATCTTCTAAATATTTAACTAATTCTTACAATAAAAACAATAATACTAACGAAACAATAAACTTTATTTTAGATAACTTGAAGTAG